In Actinomycetota bacterium, a genomic segment contains:
- a CDS encoding CPBP family intramembrane glutamic endopeptidase: MRLRAADPARVATPLAIGLGLAALATRQPSRWAVLVTVGVGAVGLIAPLPSGPREVSAAAARPGSSRPSAGTWLGAVALGVGALLLAGRLPSMLGIGPPAGVLVPHAGVAAVTASVVAAVAEELFFRRLVFGWLAVCFGAGGPAVAVCGSALAFAAVHVPVYGLAVLPIDAAAGALLGWQRWITGGWSASGLTHVVANLIAEGVIA, translated from the coding sequence GGCTCGCCGCCCTCGCCACCCGGCAGCCGTCGAGATGGGCGGTCCTCGTGACCGTCGGGGTGGGGGCCGTGGGGCTGATCGCGCCGCTCCCGTCGGGCCCGCGGGAAGTTTCCGCCGCTGCCGCCCGGCCAGGCTCCTCCCGGCCCTCGGCGGGCACCTGGTTGGGGGCGGTGGCGTTGGGAGTGGGGGCACTCCTGCTCGCCGGCCGGCTGCCCTCGATGCTGGGCATCGGCCCGCCCGCCGGGGTGCTGGTGCCCCATGCCGGGGTGGCGGCCGTGACGGCCAGTGTGGTGGCGGCGGTCGCTGAGGAGCTGTTCTTCCGCCGGCTGGTGTTCGGCTGGCTGGCGGTGTGTTTTGGTGCGGGGGGTCCGGCGGTGGCAGTCTGCGGATCGGCGCTGGCGTTCGCGGCGGTGCACGTCCCGGTCTACGGTCTCGCGGTGCTCCCGATCGACGCTGCCGCCGGGGCACTGCTCGGCTGGCAGCGGTGGATCACCGGGGGGTGGTCGGCCTCGGGACTGACCCATGTGGTGGCGAACCTGATTGCAGAAGGGGTGATCGCGTGA